The following coding sequences lie in one Zingiber officinale cultivar Zhangliang chromosome 2B, Zo_v1.1, whole genome shotgun sequence genomic window:
- the LOC122048563 gene encoding GDSL esterase/lipase At3g26430-like: protein MASSCCCLQWLLFVQALLVVAASSDSCHFPAIFNFGDSNSDTGGLSAAFGAAPPSHGESFFGKPAGRYCDGRLLIDFIASSLGLPFLSAYLNSIGTNFSHGANFATAGSTIRQPYATLTQSGFSPISMDVQTWEFSQFKSRSQALIQQGLFKDQLPKEEYFSQALYTIDIGQNDLTEGYFRNWTTDEVKSVIPDILDKFVLAIQSIYWEGGRYFWIHNTGPFGCLPYVLDRLTLKAPEVDRFGCGAPFNHVAQLFNQKLNKTLSQLRKDLPFGVFTYVDIYSIKHELLSHAHQHGFELPLVACCGHGGKYNYNINIGCGSTMTKNGKEVMVGKACQNPSKRIIWDGVHYTDTANKWIFQQIVNGKFSDPPVPLRLACKVKA from the exons atggcTTCTAGTTGCTGCTGCCTTCAATGGCTCCTCTTCGTCCAAGCCCTTCTCGTTGTAGCCGCCTCCTCTGATTCCTGCCACTTCCCGGCTATCTTCAATTTCGGTGACTCTAACTCTGACACTGGTGGGCTGTCGGCCGCCTTTGGGGCAGCCCCGCCGTCCCACGGCGAGTCCTTCTTTGGCAAGCCGGCAGGTCGGTACTGCGATGGCCGCCTCCTCATCGATTTTATCG CGAGCAGCCTAGGCCTCCCGTTCCTTAGTGCCTACCTCAACTCTATCGGCACCAACTTCTCTCATGGTGCGAACTTCGCCACGGCGGGGTCGACGATCAGGCAGCCTTACGCCACACTGACCCAGTCCGGCTTCAGCCCCATCTCCATGGACGTCCAGACTTGGGAATTCTCCCAGTTCAAGTCTCGCTCCCAAGCACTTATCCAGCAAG GATTGTTTAAGGATCAACTGCCGAAGGAAGAGTACTTCTCCCAAGCTCTATACACGATCGACATTGGCCAAAATGATCTCACAGAAGGTTACTTTAGAAATTGGACCACCGACGAAGTCAAATCGGTCATTCCTGATATCTTGGACAAGTTTGTTCTTGCCATTCAG AGCATTTACTGGGAGGGAGGGAGGTACTTTTGGATTCACAACACCGGGCCTTTTGGCTGCCTCCCTTATGTTTTGGACCGGCTCACCCTTAAAGCGCCAGAGGTGGACCGATTTGGCTGTGGGGCTCCCTTCAACCATGTGGCCCAGCTCTTCAACCAAAAGCTAAATAAGACTTTGAGTCAATTGAGGAAGGATCTCCCGTTCGGCGTCTTCACCTATGTAGATATTTACTCGATCAAGCACGAGCTCCTAAGCCATGCACACCAGCATG gatTTGAGTTGCCACTTGTAGCGTGTTGTGGGCATGGAGGAAAGTACAACTACAATATAAATATCGGATGCGGATCGACAATGACAAAAAATGGAAAAGAGGTGATGGTTGGAAAGGCTTGTCAGAATCCATCAAAGAGGATCATTTGGGACGGAGTTCACTACACTGACACCGCCAACAAATGGATCTTTCAACAAATTGTGAATGGAAAATTTTCTGATCCACCTGTTCCTTTACGGTTGGCTTGCAAAGTGAAGGCATAA